TTTAAATGGAGAAAAAATAGGTTGTGATGCTATTCAAATTTTTACAAAAAATCAGAGACAGTGGTATGCAAAAGAGTATAGCGAAGAGGAGATAAAAGAGTATTTTGATAATTTAAAAAAAACAAAAATAAAAAAGGTTTGTGCTCATTCTTCTTATCTTATTAACCTTGCTTCTCCTAATGATGAGATTTATAAAAAATCAATTGATGCATTAATTGATGATTTAAAAAGATGTGAGATGTTAAAAATTCCTTTTGAAGTTATACATCCAGGTTCACATCTTGGTGAAGGATTAGAAAAGGGAATTGAAAGAATAATAAAAGGGATTGATAAAGTCTTTAAAAAAGTAAAATTTACAGGAATTGCTTTAGAAACAGTTGCAGGACAAGGCTCAAATATAGGTTTCAACTTTGAACAATTAAGAGATATTATAAATGGAGTAAAAGAAAAAGA
The Caldisericia bacterium DNA segment above includes these coding regions:
- a CDS encoding deoxyribonuclease IV, producing the protein MGLLGAHVSIAGGVKNAPLNGEKIGCDAIQIFTKNQRQWYAKEYSEEEIKEYFDNLKKTKIKKVCAHSSYLINLASPNDEIYKKSIDALIDDLKRCEMLKIPFEVIHPGSHLGEGLEKGIERIIKGIDKVFKKVKFTGIALETVAGQGSNIGFNFEQLRDIINGVKEKDRVFVCFDTAHAFESGYDIRTEKGFGKVLDEFDKIIGIEKLVVFHLNDSKTDCGSNVDRHENIGKGVLGLEPFRFLVNSKDFEDHPMILETPGGDDMYIEDLKTLNLLRSLIK